Proteins co-encoded in one Pseudodesulfovibrio sp. S3 genomic window:
- a CDS encoding CreA family protein, with protein MLALLFCAVAPSPVASEVIGTVDTVFHMFSRDDDIVVESFDDPDIPGVTCYLSRARKGGIKGMVGVAEDTSDASIECLCTDDITVPERIKSGKENGAKIFKKNTSLIFKSMQVVRFYDQKRDVIVYMVYSDKVVEGSPKNSITCVKVK; from the coding sequence ATGCTCGCCCTCTTGTTCTGCGCCGTTGCCCCTTCCCCTGTCGCCTCGGAGGTCATCGGGACCGTGGACACGGTGTTTCATATGTTTTCGCGGGATGACGACATCGTGGTGGAATCCTTTGATGACCCTGACATACCGGGCGTGACCTGTTACCTGAGCCGGGCACGCAAGGGCGGGATCAAGGGCATGGTCGGCGTGGCCGAAGATACCTCGGACGCCTCCATCGAATGTCTCTGCACCGATGACATCACCGTGCCGGAACGTATCAAGAGCGGGAAAGAAAACGGCGCAAAGATATTCAAGAAAAACACCTCCCTCATCTTCAAATCCATGCAGGTGGTCCGTTTCTATGACCAGAAACGGGACGTGATCGTGTACATGGTCTACAGCGACAAGGTCGTGGAAGGCTCGCCGAAAAACAGCATCACCTGCGTCAAGGTGAAATGA
- a CDS encoding diguanylate cyclase: MVDCNGMPMQTGKFDNLGVSYEEGSNAALLSAIARSAEELTSGKGWPDGVNDLLAALGRVTGVSRVWIFQTVEVSPAHITQNYTFEWASDPKYVQIGMSMFSMFTVTIDQPEYRSLIESRQRGEWQKVIVSQLERGYLHENLSTQKIKSMLTIPIMVDDEWWGTLGFDDCEREYDWNDVEIALLRTAGYLISNAVLRDRLSAKRKQFGILRQITDSSAWAYDFKTGQVWCAAELIHTVPMPMENYNLSLRSAIRLVHPVDRGPLFREIRDYMASRKNVFRHDLRVFTDCGDLRWVELIGNLRRNDRGQPEQFAGIAVDIRARKQEEDRLREEAVTDPLTGVLNRRMFWRELQKHVDGAIDQGDSFAVLILDIDHFKILNDTHGHAVGDGVLRQFTERCVGAVRGQDVVARLGGDEFVILLPGEGGASARAVGERILHSVGASPFAVLGQRLTVTTSIGLYVHDGALTTPARIVESADFALYRAKHDGRNRLAVASCCQTSI, translated from the coding sequence ATGGTTGACTGTAACGGTATGCCCATGCAGACAGGGAAATTCGACAATCTCGGCGTTTCTTACGAGGAAGGCAGCAATGCGGCCCTGTTGTCCGCCATCGCACGGAGCGCCGAGGAGTTGACATCGGGGAAAGGGTGGCCTGACGGGGTCAACGATTTGTTGGCGGCCCTGGGCCGTGTCACCGGGGTCAGCCGTGTTTGGATATTCCAGACTGTGGAGGTTTCTCCCGCCCATATCACGCAAAATTACACTTTCGAGTGGGCGTCCGATCCGAAGTACGTGCAGATCGGCATGTCCATGTTCAGCATGTTCACCGTAACCATTGACCAGCCCGAATACCGGAGCTTGATCGAGAGTCGCCAGCGCGGCGAGTGGCAGAAGGTGATAGTGAGCCAGCTTGAGCGCGGGTATTTGCACGAAAATCTGAGCACGCAGAAGATCAAGTCCATGCTGACCATCCCGATCATGGTGGATGACGAATGGTGGGGCACCCTCGGGTTTGACGACTGTGAGCGGGAATATGATTGGAACGACGTGGAGATAGCCCTGCTCAGGACTGCCGGTTATCTTATCTCCAACGCTGTGTTGCGCGACCGCTTGAGCGCCAAGCGTAAGCAGTTCGGCATCTTGCGACAGATCACGGACAGCAGTGCCTGGGCCTATGATTTCAAGACAGGGCAGGTGTGGTGTGCTGCCGAGTTGATCCACACCGTGCCCATGCCCATGGAAAATTACAACCTCTCCTTGCGCTCCGCCATTCGGCTCGTTCATCCCGTCGACCGTGGTCCTTTGTTTCGGGAAATCCGTGACTACATGGCTTCGAGAAAGAATGTTTTCCGTCATGACCTGAGAGTGTTCACGGACTGCGGCGACCTCCGATGGGTGGAGTTGATCGGCAACCTGAGGCGGAATGATCGGGGACAGCCCGAGCAGTTCGCGGGCATTGCCGTGGATATCCGAGCCCGTAAGCAGGAGGAGGATCGGTTGCGCGAGGAAGCGGTCACCGACCCGTTGACCGGGGTCCTGAATCGCAGGATGTTTTGGCGAGAGCTGCAAAAGCATGTGGACGGTGCCATTGATCAGGGGGATTCGTTTGCCGTGCTTATCCTTGATATCGACCATTTCAAGATCCTGAACGACACCCATGGGCATGCCGTGGGTGACGGCGTGCTTCGCCAGTTCACCGAGCGGTGCGTCGGGGCCGTGCGCGGTCAGGACGTAGTGGCCCGGCTCGGAGGAGACGAGTTCGTGATCCTTTTGCCCGGCGAAGGGGGTGCCTCTGCCCGGGCCGTAGGAGAGCGAATCCTGCATAGTGTCGGGGCGTCGCCTTTCGCGGTGTTGGGACAGCGGCTCACGGTGACCACCAGCATCGGCTTGTATGTCCATGACGGCGCATTGACCACCCCGGCGCGTATCGTCGAGAGTGCGGATTTCGCTCTCTACAGGGCCAAGCACGATGGTCGGAACCGTCTGGCTGTCGCCTCCTGTTGCCAAACCTCAATATAG
- a CDS encoding ubiquinone/menaquinone biosynthesis methyltransferase, with the protein MTGPECESHTGASTHAEHGKRVADMFGRIAGWYDFLNHALSLGQDIYWRYRLAKAARPEPGGTVLDLAAGTMDVSMELLRQYPDCRVAALDFALPMLETGKAKKLKEGREERIFPVQADGRLLPLPDECMSAATIAFGIRNILPREEAYAEFFRVLKPGTRLCILEFGTGSKRVWKGLYNFYLDTLLPFIGDRISGDPGAYRYLAETIKSFPDERALGNELLNAGFERVYNVPMMSGIVYLHVAEKPMAQPKASAASVAPEEVASKTRAAPKKSAPKAKAAPKKSVSKKKSAPKKGTKKK; encoded by the coding sequence ATGACCGGACCCGAATGTGAATCCCACACCGGGGCCAGCACCCATGCCGAGCACGGCAAAAGGGTGGCCGACATGTTCGGCCGTATTGCCGGTTGGTACGACTTTCTCAATCACGCCCTCTCCCTTGGTCAGGATATCTACTGGCGCTACCGGCTGGCCAAGGCGGCCAGGCCCGAACCGGGCGGCACGGTGCTCGACCTGGCCGCAGGCACCATGGACGTGTCCATGGAGCTTCTGCGTCAATACCCGGATTGCCGGGTGGCGGCGCTGGATTTTGCCCTGCCCATGCTGGAAACAGGCAAGGCTAAGAAGCTGAAGGAGGGGCGCGAAGAGCGCATCTTTCCGGTCCAGGCCGACGGACGTCTCCTGCCTTTGCCGGACGAATGCATGTCCGCGGCCACCATTGCCTTCGGCATCCGCAACATCCTGCCCCGCGAGGAGGCCTACGCCGAGTTCTTCCGGGTGCTCAAGCCCGGGACGCGGTTGTGCATCCTGGAGTTCGGCACCGGTTCGAAACGGGTCTGGAAGGGGCTGTACAATTTTTATCTGGATACCCTGTTGCCGTTCATCGGCGACCGTATTTCCGGCGATCCGGGCGCGTACCGCTATCTGGCCGAAACCATCAAGAGCTTCCCGGACGAGCGCGCCCTGGGTAATGAACTGCTCAACGCCGGGTTCGAGCGGGTATACAACGTGCCCATGATGTCCGGGATCGTGTATTTGCATGTGGCTGAAAAGCCCATGGCACAACCCAAGGCTTCTGCTGCTTCAGTCGCTCCGGAGGAGGTTGCGTCCAAGACAAGGGCCGCTCCGAAAAAAAGTGCGCCCAAGGCGAAGGCTGCCCCGAAAAAGAGCGTGTCCAAGAAGAAATCCGCCCCCAAGAAAGGCACAAAGAAGAAGTGA
- a CDS encoding DUF2065 domain-containing protein produces MNIDWSLLISAVGLALIFEGIPYFLFAERMPLLLLRMAQQPAKFLRFIGLSAIILGLLVISFARSLVL; encoded by the coding sequence ATGAACATCGATTGGTCGCTTCTTATCTCTGCCGTGGGGTTGGCCCTGATATTCGAAGGCATCCCCTATTTCCTGTTCGCCGAACGCATGCCCCTGCTGCTCCTGCGAATGGCCCAGCAGCCCGCCAAGTTTCTGCGTTTCATAGGGCTGTCGGCCATCATCCTCGGCCTGCTGGTCATCTCGTTCGCTCGCTCTCTAGTCCTTTAG
- a CDS encoding nucleotide sugar dehydrogenase, with protein sequence MNMITFEQLQNKADSIGVVGLGYVGLPLAVALGRHFRVLGVDLSEKRVSELNRRIDRTNEVDFATVGDDVDLTFTADLAALAKTRLILVAVPTPIDEFRSPDLRPVKGASASVGRHLQPGSVVVYESTVYPGLTEEVCVPILEAESGLKCGRDFWVGYSPERINPGDKIHRLETIVKVVAGQDEPSGRLLQDVYGTVVEAGTHLAPDIRTAEAAKVIENTQRDLNIALMNELALIFDTMGIDTLDVLEASGTKWNFLPFKPGLVGGHCIGVDPYYLTFKAQALGLHPHVILAGREINDNMGKFIAESTIKRLIRNDCKIKGARVGVLGLTFKENVPDLRNTRVVDILAELEDYGVEVLVHDAEADREEAREELGVDLCSLDDLRNLDALILAVPHAAYKSLAVRQIKSWFVDPAKALVVDVKGFFDRDDLETEKVAYWRL encoded by the coding sequence ATGAATATGATTACCTTCGAACAGTTGCAGAACAAGGCCGATTCCATCGGTGTGGTCGGGTTGGGCTATGTGGGGCTGCCCCTGGCAGTGGCTCTGGGCCGTCATTTCCGGGTGCTGGGCGTGGACCTGTCCGAAAAACGTGTCAGCGAATTGAACCGGCGCATCGACCGCACCAATGAAGTGGATTTCGCCACCGTGGGCGACGATGTGGATCTGACATTCACAGCCGATCTGGCTGCATTGGCCAAGACCCGGCTTATTCTGGTGGCCGTGCCCACCCCCATAGACGAGTTCCGGTCCCCGGACCTGCGGCCTGTCAAGGGCGCAAGCGCTTCGGTGGGCAGGCATCTGCAGCCCGGCTCCGTGGTGGTCTACGAATCCACGGTCTACCCCGGCCTGACCGAGGAGGTCTGCGTGCCCATTCTTGAGGCCGAATCCGGGCTCAAGTGCGGGCGCGACTTCTGGGTGGGCTATTCGCCCGAGCGCATCAATCCCGGTGACAAGATTCACCGGCTGGAGACCATCGTCAAGGTGGTGGCCGGTCAGGACGAACCTTCGGGCAGGCTGTTGCAGGACGTGTACGGCACCGTGGTGGAGGCCGGGACGCATCTGGCCCCGGACATCCGCACGGCCGAGGCGGCCAAGGTCATCGAGAACACCCAGCGCGATCTGAATATCGCGCTCATGAACGAGTTGGCGCTCATCTTCGACACCATGGGCATAGACACCCTCGACGTGCTCGAAGCATCGGGCACCAAATGGAATTTCCTGCCTTTCAAACCCGGCCTGGTGGGCGGCCACTGCATCGGCGTGGACCCGTATTACCTGACTTTCAAGGCCCAGGCTCTGGGCCTCCACCCTCATGTCATCCTGGCTGGTCGCGAGATCAACGACAACATGGGCAAGTTCATTGCCGAATCGACCATCAAGCGGCTTATCCGCAACGATTGCAAGATCAAGGGAGCGCGTGTGGGCGTACTCGGCCTGACCTTCAAGGAAAATGTGCCGGACCTGCGCAATACCCGGGTGGTGGATATCCTCGCGGAGCTGGAAGACTACGGCGTGGAGGTGCTGGTGCATGATGCCGAGGCGGATCGCGAGGAGGCCCGTGAAGAGCTGGGTGTCGATCTGTGCAGCCTGGACGACCTGCGCAATCTCGATGCCTTGATCCTGGCCGTGCCCCATGCAGCCTACAAGTCTCTTGCGGTCCGTCAGATCAAGAGCTGGTTTGTCGATCCGGCCAAGGCCCTGGTGGTGGACGTGAAAGGATTTTTCGATCGTGACGACCTTGAAACGGAAAAGGTCGCCTACTGGCGGCTGTAA
- the mqnB gene encoding futalosine hydrolase, producing the protein MILVMAATANEMKAAFPNAPKVEQGETAEYAFKNRSLLLAVSGVGLVNTALTAGRLLERTDLAGVVNLGIAGGYDLDETPMTSVCYAWQETWPEYGLLDEEGSVDPKAIGFALGEVGGQPVWNRVKLNPVNDARKMGLSLGAKWLRASSVTVSGVTGTPDRAGWLKLSCNANMENMEGFGLAYPVMQKGVPFLEVRVISNLVGSRAAEDWDLKGALKALSSATAELFTG; encoded by the coding sequence ATGATATTAGTCATGGCCGCAACGGCCAATGAGATGAAGGCCGCTTTTCCAAACGCTCCCAAGGTGGAACAGGGCGAGACTGCGGAGTATGCGTTCAAGAACCGCTCCCTGCTCCTGGCCGTATCCGGCGTGGGGTTGGTCAACACGGCGTTGACCGCAGGAAGACTTCTGGAACGGACCGACCTGGCGGGCGTGGTCAACCTCGGCATTGCCGGGGGATATGATCTTGATGAAACTCCCATGACTTCGGTCTGTTACGCCTGGCAGGAAACCTGGCCCGAATACGGGCTGCTGGACGAGGAAGGGAGCGTTGATCCCAAGGCCATCGGTTTTGCCCTGGGCGAGGTCGGTGGCCAGCCGGTCTGGAACCGGGTCAAGCTGAATCCGGTCAACGATGCCCGGAAAATGGGTTTGAGTCTGGGGGCCAAGTGGCTGCGCGCTTCCAGCGTGACCGTATCCGGGGTGACCGGCACACCGGATCGTGCGGGCTGGCTCAAACTCTCCTGCAACGCCAACATGGAGAACATGGAGGGGTTTGGTTTGGCCTATCCCGTCATGCAGAAGGGGGTGCCTTTCCTGGAGGTGAGGGTCATTTCCAATCTGGTCGGCTCCCGTGCGGCCGAAGACTGGGATTTGAAGGGCGCTCTCAAGGCGCTTTCGAGCGCAACAGCCGAACTTTTCACCGGCTAA
- a CDS encoding polyprenyl synthetase family protein: protein MDELVKYFQRELPEINEFLEREADQLNGLVRDVAKHIIGSGGKRIRPLLTLLFARALGYRKDDYHAIACSLELLHSATLLHDDYLDDAELRRGRDAAHLVFGRTETILAGDALLALANEMGARYGIPRLSWLLAKGTMETAVGEIEEIEFSKDPSLDRETYMRIIIGKTARLIECACRCGAALAGGTPEQEDAAGEFGLNLGIAFQLVDDALDYASPTSETGKPEGGDLKEGKVTLPLILLMEEADEAGNDALLEALKDKSLTETQCRDILDQVREGRYSEKTREEAAFYVEKAKACLSGFEPGAEVIVLKQAADFVLTRTK, encoded by the coding sequence ATGGACGAATTAGTAAAATATTTTCAAAGGGAACTTCCCGAAATAAATGAGTTTCTTGAAAGAGAAGCCGATCAGCTTAACGGGCTGGTCCGGGACGTCGCCAAGCATATCATCGGGTCGGGCGGCAAGCGCATCCGGCCTTTGCTCACGCTGCTTTTTGCCCGTGCCTTGGGGTACCGCAAGGATGACTATCATGCCATAGCGTGTTCCCTGGAGTTGTTGCATTCGGCCACGCTGCTGCATGACGATTATCTGGACGACGCCGAACTCCGGCGCGGCCGGGACGCGGCACACCTGGTCTTTGGCCGGACCGAGACCATCCTGGCCGGTGACGCGCTGCTCGCCCTGGCCAACGAGATGGGGGCGCGCTACGGCATACCTCGTCTTTCCTGGCTGCTGGCCAAGGGTACCATGGAGACGGCAGTGGGCGAGATCGAGGAAATTGAGTTTTCCAAGGATCCTTCTCTGGACCGTGAAACTTATATGCGGATCATTATCGGCAAGACCGCACGGCTTATCGAGTGCGCCTGCCGTTGCGGGGCAGCCCTGGCCGGGGGAACCCCGGAGCAGGAGGATGCCGCCGGAGAATTCGGATTGAATCTGGGCATCGCCTTCCAGTTGGTGGACGACGCCCTGGATTATGCCTCGCCTACCTCGGAGACGGGCAAGCCCGAAGGCGGTGATCTCAAAGAGGGCAAGGTGACCCTACCGCTCATTCTTCTCATGGAAGAGGCTGACGAGGCCGGAAACGACGCGTTGCTCGAAGCGCTCAAGGACAAATCCCTGACCGAAACTCAGTGCAGGGACATCCTGGATCAGGTGCGGGAGGGGCGGTATTCGGAAAAGACACGCGAGGAAGCCGCTTTCTACGTGGAGAAGGCCAAGGCGTGTCTGAGCGGTTTCGAGCCGGGTGCCGAAGTGATTGTGCTCAAGCAGGCTGCTGATTTCGTATTGACCAGAACCAAGTGA
- a CDS encoding AIR synthase-related protein, whose protein sequence is MLCRVIVGLKEGVRDVLGEKIARKIKSELGMDVNGVRIVNVFTLEGVSPEQVELVLERAALHDPVLHEVALEPLARDFDWIIEVGFRPGVTDNEGRTAKETLGVVLGLSKAEQEAVKVYTSKQYLIQADMDEAGIQHVSRDLLANELIQRFEYKSAGTWAVDPGFEAKAARVTGQASDEVAVIPLSTMSDKEMMDFSRANTLALSLREMHDIRAYYADPAVRAGREKIGLSADPTDAEIEVLAQTWSEHCKHKIFSAKISYENPETGKTLELSSLYKTFIQGSTRQIRERNAATREGGDYCLSVFKDNAGVIGFSDTINVCVKMETHNSPSALDPYGGALTGIVGVNRDPMGTGIGANLLCNTDVFCFASPFHEGELPPRLLHPRRVFEGVREGVEHGGNKSGIPTVNGSIVFDERYLGKPLVYCGTIGTMPVTVAGRPSHEKCARSGDIIVMSGGRIGADGIHGATFSSEELHEGSPATAVQIGDPITQRKMYDFLMRARDLGLYNAITDNGAGGLSSSVGEMAEDSGGFDMDLQKAPLKYDGLRPWEILISEAQERMTMAVPVDKLDRFMALSEEMGVESTALGVFTDSGKYLVRYGDKIVTCLDMEFLHNGVPQMELKAVWKRPEFAQDEVPVPADQNGLIKDMLGRLNICSKEYVVRQYDHEVQGKSAIKPMVGVCGDGPSDAGVIRPEYGSDRGLVVSHGICPQFSDYDTYWMMANAIDEAIRNAVAVGGDVSYMAGCDNFCWCDPVQSESTPDGHYKLAQLVRANQALAHYCLGFGVPCVSGKDSMKNDYKGGGRKISIPPTVLFSVIGVIPDVNKCLTSDFKKSGDLIYALGLTKPEMGGSEIARQLGFSDSRVPQVDLVSAKARYEAVFAAAQAGLITACHDCSDGGLGVALAEMCIGGRLGAEVDLSLVPTCGDLNLTGVLYSESASRFLVSVDATDSETFESLFAGQIARCIGRVADTSKLIVRFDDNAVLDVEVETLAEAFKGTLDW, encoded by the coding sequence ATGCTTTGTCGTGTGATCGTTGGACTGAAGGAAGGCGTCCGTGACGTGCTGGGTGAGAAGATCGCCCGCAAGATCAAGAGCGAACTCGGCATGGACGTGAACGGCGTCCGCATTGTCAACGTTTTTACCCTGGAAGGGGTGTCGCCGGAGCAGGTGGAGCTGGTGCTTGAACGGGCCGCCCTGCATGACCCGGTGTTGCACGAGGTGGCGCTCGAACCCCTGGCCCGTGATTTCGACTGGATCATCGAGGTCGGGTTCAGGCCCGGCGTGACCGACAACGAGGGCCGCACCGCCAAGGAGACCCTCGGCGTGGTACTCGGCCTGTCCAAGGCGGAGCAGGAGGCGGTCAAGGTCTACACCTCCAAACAGTATCTCATCCAGGCGGACATGGACGAGGCCGGTATCCAGCATGTGTCCAGGGACCTGCTCGCCAACGAACTCATTCAGCGGTTCGAGTACAAGTCCGCCGGGACCTGGGCGGTTGATCCCGGCTTCGAGGCCAAGGCGGCCCGCGTGACGGGCCAGGCCTCCGATGAAGTGGCCGTTATCCCGCTGTCCACCATGTCCGACAAAGAGATGATGGACTTTTCCCGGGCCAACACCCTGGCCCTGTCCCTGCGCGAGATGCACGACATCCGGGCCTATTACGCCGACCCTGCGGTCCGTGCGGGTCGGGAGAAAATCGGACTTTCCGCCGACCCCACCGATGCCGAGATCGAAGTCCTGGCCCAGACCTGGTCCGAGCACTGCAAGCACAAGATATTCAGCGCGAAAATTTCCTATGAGAACCCGGAGACGGGCAAGACCCTTGAGCTGTCCAGCCTGTACAAGACCTTTATTCAGGGTTCCACCAGGCAGATTCGCGAGCGCAATGCGGCCACCCGTGAGGGCGGCGACTACTGCCTGTCCGTGTTCAAGGACAACGCAGGCGTCATCGGTTTTTCCGACACCATCAATGTTTGCGTGAAGATGGAGACCCACAACTCGCCTTCGGCGCTCGACCCATACGGCGGAGCCTTGACCGGCATCGTGGGCGTGAACCGCGACCCCATGGGCACCGGCATCGGGGCCAACCTGTTGTGCAACACCGACGTGTTCTGCTTTGCCTCCCCGTTCCATGAAGGAGAGCTGCCGCCCAGGCTGCTGCACCCGCGCCGGGTGTTCGAAGGCGTGCGCGAAGGCGTGGAGCACGGCGGCAACAAGTCCGGCATTCCGACCGTGAACGGGTCCATCGTTTTCGACGAACGGTATCTGGGCAAGCCCCTGGTCTATTGCGGCACCATCGGCACCATGCCGGTGACGGTGGCAGGACGGCCTTCGCATGAGAAGTGCGCCAGGTCCGGCGACATCATCGTCATGTCCGGCGGTCGCATCGGCGCGGACGGCATCCACGGCGCGACGTTCTCGTCCGAGGAACTGCACGAGGGCAGCCCGGCCACAGCGGTCCAGATCGGTGATCCCATCACCCAGCGCAAGATGTACGATTTTCTCATGCGGGCCCGTGACCTGGGCCTGTACAACGCCATCACCGACAACGGCGCGGGCGGTCTTTCCTCTTCCGTGGGAGAGATGGCCGAGGATTCCGGCGGGTTTGACATGGACCTGCAAAAGGCCCCGCTCAAATACGATGGCCTGCGTCCCTGGGAGATTCTCATCTCCGAGGCTCAGGAGCGTATGACCATGGCCGTGCCCGTGGACAAGCTCGACCGTTTCATGGCCCTGAGCGAGGAGATGGGCGTGGAGTCCACCGCGTTGGGCGTGTTCACGGATTCCGGCAAGTATCTGGTGCGTTACGGCGACAAGATAGTCACCTGCCTGGACATGGAATTCCTGCACAACGGCGTGCCGCAGATGGAGCTGAAAGCGGTCTGGAAACGGCCCGAATTCGCCCAGGACGAGGTGCCGGTCCCGGCCGATCAGAACGGCCTGATCAAGGACATGCTCGGGCGGTTGAACATCTGTTCCAAGGAGTACGTGGTCCGGCAGTACGATCACGAGGTTCAGGGCAAATCCGCAATCAAGCCCATGGTGGGCGTGTGCGGCGATGGCCCTTCCGATGCGGGCGTGATCCGGCCCGAGTACGGATCGGATCGGGGCCTGGTCGTTTCCCATGGCATCTGTCCGCAGTTTTCAGACTATGACACCTACTGGATGATGGCCAACGCCATTGACGAAGCCATCCGCAACGCCGTGGCTGTGGGCGGCGACGTCAGCTACATGGCCGGTTGCGACAACTTCTGCTGGTGCGACCCGGTCCAGTCCGAGTCCACCCCCGACGGCCATTACAAGCTGGCCCAGCTGGTGCGCGCCAACCAGGCCCTGGCTCATTACTGCCTCGGCTTCGGCGTTCCCTGCGTGTCCGGCAAAGATTCCATGAAGAACGACTACAAGGGCGGCGGCCGGAAGATATCCATTCCACCGACCGTGCTCTTCTCGGTCATCGGCGTCATTCCGGACGTGAACAAGTGCCTGACCTCGGACTTCAAGAAATCGGGTGATCTCATCTATGCACTCGGGTTGACCAAGCCGGAGATGGGCGGCAGTGAAATCGCCCGGCAGCTCGGGTTCTCGGATTCCCGCGTACCCCAGGTGGACCTTGTGTCCGCCAAGGCCCGATACGAGGCCGTGTTCGCGGCTGCTCAGGCCGGACTGATTACCGCCTGTCACGATTGTTCGGACGGGGGACTCGGCGTGGCCCTTGCCGAGATGTGCATCGGTGGCCGTTTGGGTGCGGAGGTAGACCTTTCACTGGTGCCGACCTGCGGCGACCTGAACCTGACCGGTGTGCTCTATTCGGAATCAGCCAGCCGGTTCCTGGTCTCGGTCGACGCCACTGACAGTGAAACCTTCGAGTCCCTGTTCGCCGGGCAAATCGCCCGGTGCATAGGCAGAGTTGCAGATACCTCTAAATTAATTGTACGTTTTGACGATAATGCTGTATTGGATGTGGAGGTTGAGACCCTTGCGGAGGCGTTCAAGGGGACACTCGACTGGTAG
- a CDS encoding cytochrome c family protein yields the protein MLKRSVWCRGGFMLVLAAFVVTVALAGAGRTNSGRYVGSEACGECHDEEFSHFKKFAKKSHSGESVRIMMEDLTKEELVECYGCHMTGYGKPGGFVSFEETPGLAEAGCEVCHGPGYDHVESGGDPDLIKGNLKLDDCQTCHNPERVDAFDFKPLLYGGAH from the coding sequence ATGTTGAAAAGGTCGGTCTGGTGCCGGGGCGGTTTCATGCTCGTGCTGGCAGCGTTTGTGGTAACAGTGGCCTTGGCGGGCGCAGGCCGGACCAATTCCGGCCGATATGTGGGCTCTGAAGCGTGTGGTGAATGCCACGATGAAGAATTCAGTCATTTCAAGAAATTCGCCAAAAAGTCCCATTCGGGCGAGTCCGTCAGGATCATGATGGAAGATTTGACCAAGGAAGAACTCGTGGAATGTTACGGCTGTCACATGACCGGCTACGGCAAGCCCGGCGGTTTTGTCAGTTTCGAGGAAACTCCCGGTTTGGCCGAAGCAGGTTGCGAAGTCTGTCACGGGCCTGGATATGACCATGTCGAATCCGGCGGCGATCCCGACCTGATCAAGGGCAACCTGAAACTGGACGATTGCCAGACCTGCCACAATCCTGAAAGGGTCGATGCGTTTGACTTCAAGCCGCTGTTGTACGGCGGGGCTCACTAG